A part of Miscanthus floridulus cultivar M001 chromosome 6, ASM1932011v1, whole genome shotgun sequence genomic DNA contains:
- the LOC136458824 gene encoding jacalin-related lectin 19-like isoform X2 yields MQPGGHHHRRMVASSKVIKVGPWGGRGGSPWDDGPHRGVRSITVTYSRSLESIRVEYVDSNGRSVHGEKHGGGTDRSLSVKIDVDFPYEFLTVVSGCYRAAHAGSPPVVRSLTFATSRGTVHGPFGEADADGVPFSYPMEGGVVVGFTGRSGWNLDALGLYVAALRPETLRDVVQERGLMAYRSFVYNDAGRPARHHNSRRPFEWCYK; encoded by the exons ATG CAACCGGGCGGTCACCACCACCGAAGGATGGTCGCGTCGAGCAAGGTCATCAAGGTCGGGCCGTGGGGAGGCCGCGGCGGGAGCCCGTGGGACGACGGCCCGCACCGGGGCGTCCGGAGCATCACCGTCACGTACAGCCGCTCCCTGGAGTCGATCAGGGTGGAGTACGTCGACAGCAACGGCCGCTCAGTCCACGGCGAGAAGCACGGCGGCGGGACGGACCGCAGCCTCTCCGTGAAG ATCGACGTGGACTTCCCGTACGAGTTCTTGACGGTCGTCAGCGGATGCTACCGCGCGGCGCACGCCGGGTCGCCGCCGGTGGTGCGGTCGCTGACGTTCGCGACGAGCCGGGGGACGGTGCACGGGCCGTTCGGGGAAGCGGACGCGGACGGGGTGCCCTTCTCGTACCCGATGGAGGGGGGCGTGGTGGTCGGGTTCACTGGAAGGAGCGGCTGGAACCTCGACGCGCTGGGCCTCTACGTGGCAGCGCTGCGGCCCGAGACGCTCCGCGACGTGGTCCAGGAGCGCGGCCTCATGGCGTACCGGTCCTTCGTCTACAACgatgccggccggccggcgcgcCATCACAACAGCAGGAGGCCGTTCGAGTGGTGCTACAAATAA
- the LOC136458824 gene encoding jacalin-related lectin 19-like isoform X1, translated as MYAFRFLDQQPGGHHHRRMVASSKVIKVGPWGGRGGSPWDDGPHRGVRSITVTYSRSLESIRVEYVDSNGRSVHGEKHGGGTDRSLSVKIDVDFPYEFLTVVSGCYRAAHAGSPPVVRSLTFATSRGTVHGPFGEADADGVPFSYPMEGGVVVGFTGRSGWNLDALGLYVAALRPETLRDVVQERGLMAYRSFVYNDAGRPARHHNSRRPFEWCYK; from the exons ATGTATGCTTTCCGTTTTCTCGATCAGCAACCGGGCGGTCACCACCACCGAAGGATGGTCGCGTCGAGCAAGGTCATCAAGGTCGGGCCGTGGGGAGGCCGCGGCGGGAGCCCGTGGGACGACGGCCCGCACCGGGGCGTCCGGAGCATCACCGTCACGTACAGCCGCTCCCTGGAGTCGATCAGGGTGGAGTACGTCGACAGCAACGGCCGCTCAGTCCACGGCGAGAAGCACGGCGGCGGGACGGACCGCAGCCTCTCCGTGAAG ATCGACGTGGACTTCCCGTACGAGTTCTTGACGGTCGTCAGCGGATGCTACCGCGCGGCGCACGCCGGGTCGCCGCCGGTGGTGCGGTCGCTGACGTTCGCGACGAGCCGGGGGACGGTGCACGGGCCGTTCGGGGAAGCGGACGCGGACGGGGTGCCCTTCTCGTACCCGATGGAGGGGGGCGTGGTGGTCGGGTTCACTGGAAGGAGCGGCTGGAACCTCGACGCGCTGGGCCTCTACGTGGCAGCGCTGCGGCCCGAGACGCTCCGCGACGTGGTCCAGGAGCGCGGCCTCATGGCGTACCGGTCCTTCGTCTACAACgatgccggccggccggcgcgcCATCACAACAGCAGGAGGCCGTTCGAGTGGTGCTACAAATAA